From the Alteromonas sp. CI.11.F.A3 genome, the window TTCATTAAACATGAGCCGGCTGCCTTGATGACGCTGCATCATGACCACTAAATCAAATGGCATTACCCAAACCTTGTTGGGAGCAATTAACGGTTCATCGAAAACTAAGCTGAGTAGTTTTGCCAATTGATAAGCGCAGTTTTGCTCAAAAAAGTAATAGGTCATAGTGGCATTTTCTAGCTCCCATAAATGGGCGAGTAGAAATCGAATATCGTCTTGCGATAGGGCAAGTTTATATTCCCACATATCGCGAAGCTCAGTTTCGCTGTAGGTTAAATGATGATGATGGTATTGCTGGTTAGAGAACTTACCCTGATACCCGCCCAGTATGCCTTTAGTGATGTAAACCAACTTGTTTTCATCATCGGGCACCTTAGCCCCATAAGAGAATGTGTTGTCTAGTAAGCCCTCAGCAGATTCCCCATTAAACTTTAAAAATACATGGCCAAACATAGACGCTGGGTTGCCTAAGTAACCTGACGCGAAAATAAGGCTGGCACTGTGGGTAGAGAAAGTATTTAAGTATTCTTGGTATTGAGGGCAAGCCACGTCTGGAAAATGCAGCATGGGTAAGTGTTTTGCGATAAAACGTTTACGTGCGGGAAATTGACATTGACTTTTAGGCGTTTGCGAAAAGGCGCTGATAGTCGCTTCAAGCTCTGAAAGTGGATCTTTAAAGCCATTTTCTGCTAAATAGAAGTTACTGTTATCGTGGTTCAGTGTTACCGCTGTTTGTTTGGTATGTAAAAGCTGCTTCCACACGTTGTGTGATGCAATATGATTTATAATTTGAGGCGTATCGTCAGCGAAAGCTAGCGTGACGGTACAAAAAAATGTAAAGCAACAACGGGTGAAAAAGGAATGCAATGGAACTTCCTAAACTAAATCCATTTAAATACGCATCGACGATGTAGAGACATACCGTTTCGTTGCGCAGTGAAGATTGCAGAATATGCCTGCACTAAAGTGCATGTACAAGTTCATATTACAGATAATTTGTTACGAATTGCTACTAGGTGCCTTAAATTTGTCTTCAGAAAAGACAAGCTGTAATACGCTTTCTTCACCTTGTTTACGCTGGGGCCAATACAAATGAATAAACCGAAAAGGGGCTGCACTTGGATCTTGTTACTTATTGGCTAACCGCTAATGGTGCTATCTCACTCACTACCGCAGCCGTGTTGATTGCCACCTCTACCATCACGTCCTTAATAACGGCTACCTTTGGGATTGGCGGCGGCGTGTTGCTTATTGCGGTAATGGCGGGAAGCTTGCCAGTTTCTGCACTTATTCCTGTGCATGGCTTAGTACAGTTAGGTTCTAACGGCAACCGAGCGTTAATGACCTTTCGGTATATTGACTGGTCCATGGTGAAGTTCTTTTCATTTGGGGCGTTGTTAGGAGCGGTACTGGCTACGTTTATCGTGGTGCAATTGCCTTTAGTGGTTATTCAATTTGCTGTGGCGGGTTTTATCTTGTTTTTGGTGTGGGGCAGCAAACCGAAGGCGCAAGAAATGCAACCTGCTGGTCGAAGTTTAGCAGGGTTAATTACCACGTTAATCTCCATGTTTGTAGGCGCTACCGGGCCGCTAGTTGCCGCGTTTGTGCATCGGAACAATTACAATAAAATGCAGATAACCGCCACCATGGCCTCGTGCCTTACCTTTCAACATGGGTTAAAAGCGTTTGTTTTTACCTTTGTAGGCTTCTCCTTTTTTCAATGGCTAGGATTAATTTTTGCCATGATTATAAGTGGTGCCGTGGGGACTTACGTGGGACTAAAAGTACTCAAGAAGATTCCAGCCGATAAATTTCTCGTGCTGTTTAAGGTTATCGTTACCTTATTAGCAATCCGCTTAATTGTGCAGGCAGTGTTTGAATTAGTGTAGGCCAACTCATTCATTGGTTTTTCTGTATGAGTTCGAAGGGTAAGAGAAAAAGGCGCATACTCGCGCCTCTTACTTTACGTTTTATTCTATTAGCCCGCTAATGTTGGGGGCTAGCGTAGCGGTATTTAAAAGCGGTAGCTCATTGAGACCTGCCATTCCCTGCCTGTTCCCGGTAATTTATCTCCTACCGCAATATCGGCATTTGATACCCGATTAACCCCCGCAGTGTGAGCGGTATAATATTTATCAAAGGCATTTTGAAGTTGTGCCAACACGCTAAAGCCTTGGCTTAGCTGCCATCGCGCGCCTAAATGTACAAGCCCGTAACCTGCTGTACTACTTTCATTTTGTAGCGCAGAGGTATGATTCTGTGCGCCCACTAAATGCGAGGTAACCGACAACATCAGCGGGGATTGCATGAGCTGGCTTTGCCACTCTATACGAGTCGTCAATTGCTCAGGGGCAATACGAAATAGCGCGTCGTCTATGTCGTCTCTATTTCCATGACTAACGCTGGCGGTAGAGGTTAGCAGCAGGTTACTCGATAGTTTGCCGCTAACCGTCACATCTAGCCCTTTAATAATGGCGTCTGTGTTGGTCCACTGAAACGGCGTATCCGACCCCATCATAGTCGAGAACATAATTGCGGCCGCATTACTGCTCGGTGTGCCAGCAATGTAGTCTTCTATGTCTTGGTAATAAAGCCTGGGTGAAACGGTCCAATCGTTTTTGCTGTAAGTAATACCAAACTCAAACTGACGAGCGGTTTCGTTATCGAGTTCAAGATTACCAATGTAATTGAAACCGTCCGCCATACCACCTGTAATGCCTAACGGTAACCAGGTGTAGCGTTCGTAGTAGTTAGGCGCGCGGTTCTTTTGCGATATACCCGTAAATACTGTCACCGTGTCGCTAACGGGTATTTGAATAGTGGCCGCTGCATCTAGCATATTGTAGGTTTCACTACGTTCGGCATTATTAAAGTTAGACGCTAGCATGGCCACGGCATCGTTCATCATCACCATGTTAGAGCCTATTGCATCGGCATCCATGTCTACTTGAGTGTAGCGAAGGCCCAGCAAATAGTCGGCCGTATCGGTTACTCGGTGCCATTCGGTAAAACCACTGAAGGTATCACGAGTAATATCGGTGTAGTTATTAATGTAAAAAGCGCTGTTATTCGGGTTGGTAATAACAGAATTATTTCGGCTGTGTAAATGGCTAAAACCTACTTCAAGTTCACCATCAAGGGCAGGGGTAACATAGGTTGCCTCTACACCCTGACCGACAGAGTCGGCGTCGTTTTGTCTGGCCATACTAGCCATTGAAACCGCGCGCTGGGATGCATTATCCATGGCGTGCTGATTGCTATTCCCAAACACTTTTACTTTCACCGTGCGATCGTCACTGGCTTGGTACTGATAACCTAAGCGATACCATGCGGCGTCTATAAAAGTAATATCCATTGCAAGGGCTGCAGTGCCACTGTTGTTGGTATTTAACGTTTGGTAGCTGACATCTAGGCTATGCTTGCCCCAACGATAACCCGCGCGAAGCTTTCCGCCGTTTCTTTGATACTGAGAATTAGGGATGGCAATGCTTGAGCCTGCATCGTTAGAGCCAGCCTCACGTTCGTCACGTTGCTGGTGGGTAAATGCGCCGCTGATAAAACCATTGGCCGCGCCGTAAAATGCATTGGCTTGGTATTGCTGTGCATTGCCAGGAGAATACGCACTGGCGCTAGCATTAAACTGCAGGCCATTGGCTTGAGAAAATAAGTGCTGAGCGTCAGCACGAATGTCTAGTTTACCGCCTAAGGTTTCAACCCCAGCGCTCACCGGTACTATTCCGCGATACAATACGGCCTGAAGGCCTGGTTCAGGTAATACATGCGAAAGCGGGGAATCCATGGCATTAGGGCCAGCGCCCGCGATATCTACCCCATCAATAGTCACGCCTACTCTGTCACCATAAAGGCCGCGATATTGTACTAACCCTGTCACCGGACCATTTCGAGAAATAGTCACGCCGGGTAGCGTAGCAAGCTGATCGCCATAGTCAGCTTCCGTATTGTTGGAGGCAGAAACTGGTGCATTATTGGTAAGGGTTAGTGGCTCGCCAATAACGGTAATAACTTCGGTTGAAGTGGTGTCTTGAGCATACAAAAAAGGGGAAAATCCAGCAGTACATACTGCTAGTGCAATGGCTGTTTTTTTCATAATTAGTCCATTTTTAATTAAACAACGTCAGCGATAAAGCTGATAAAAGCGCGTTATAAATAAAGTGTGATGGCTAAACTATGAAAGGGGCGGAGCACGGGAGAGCCCAGTCGCGTAGGCGTATGCCGTATAGGGTCGCTGTGCAATGGCAGTAGCAAGGTTGTTAAAACGAACAAAGGTGACTAAAGGAAGTGAAAAATCAGGTGCCGTGACGGCGTTGGGCAAGTCAGAAAGCAGGCTGTTGGTACAGTCGATATGTTCTACCGGTATCTTGCTGATATCTACACTAACATAAACAAACTCACCAGCACCTTCAGTCGCGCTTAATGATATCCAGCGCATGGTATTGCCGGTACAAATCAGCTCTATGTCGTTGCTGTCGTCATTAAACTCGGTAGTAAATCGCTGTGCTTTTTCCATTGAAACGGCCGCAAGCCCCAAGGCCATTGCGTTTTGCAATAGCAGGGTTAGGCATACTAGCAGTGTAAATAATGACTTCAATGGCAAAGCAGTATTCTATTTCTACCGGAACTTATTTAATAATACGTTAAATATAGGATGTTGAAAGGGGTTTTTACTGCATGGCTATAAAGGCAACAGACTCGCCTATCATTTTACCCTTGTTAGGGTAATTAGAGGTAAACGCGAGTTTATCTAATATTTCTAAGTAACCAAGCTGGCCGCCGTTCGCAGCGTGAACCAGCCGCATGAAAATATCGCAGTAACTTTGCCTCTCATTGTGGTGTGAACACAACCCACGCTTGCGGTATGGCCCGTTTTTTCCCTGCAAATACTCCACTTTCAGAAAGAGTCACATCATTTCACTCAAGATAGTTTTGTTCTGTCAAAAGTGGCGGCAATTGTCATTTTTGGCGCAGTTTCCTCTCGTCTTGTTTGAGATGGATCAACACGGCTAGTTCGACTTAATGGAATAATTGCGCCGCACAGTAGGGAATACTAAAGGTTAGGGGCAGTGGTGCCTTAGCTGGCGCAAAGCTTGCTAAACCTCATACAGAAGTATAAGTCTTACGGTGCGGTCTTTTAATTAAGGTTGTTGATTTAAATAGAATTTTTAGCGGCTTGCCGTGCTGTTTTTAACTAGGGAGAAAACCCATGAGCGATACGTTAGTCGAACTATCGCGGTGGCAATTTGCGCTAACTGCAATGTTCCACTTTATATTTGTGCCCTTAACCTTAGGGTTGAGTTTCATGCTTGCCATTATGGAATCCGTTTATGTGATGACAGGCAAAGAAATTTACAAACAGATGACTCAGTTTTGGGGCAAGTTGTTTGGTATTAACTTCGCCATTGGTGTGGCTACCGGCCTCACTATGGAGTTCCAGTTCGGGATGAATTGGTCATACTATTCTCACTATGTTGGGGATATTTTCGGGGCGCCCCTGGCTATTGAAGGTTTGATGGCGTTCTTCCTAGAGTCAACCTTCGTTGGGCTATTTTTCTTTGGCTGGGACAAAATGTCGAAGGGAAGACATTTAATGACCACATGGTTAGTGGCTATTGGTTCTAATTTCTCAGCACTATGGATACTCATTGCGAATGGTTGGATGCAATACCCCGTAGGCGCAGAATTTAACTTTGAAGCCATGCGCATGGAAATGACAAGCTTTGCTGAGGTTATCTTTAACCCTGTCGCGCAAGTTAAGTTTGTGCATACCGTTTCAGCCGGCTACGTAACAGGTGCCATGTTTGTATTGGCGATTTCTAGTTATTACCTACTTAACCACAAGCATATCGCATTTGCCCGTCGGTCTTTCGCTATTGCTGCAAGCTTTGGTCTAGCTGCTACTTTGTCAGTTATTGTGCTTGGTGATGAAAGTGGTTACGAGTTAGGAGAAGTGCAAAAAGTAAAATTGGCTGCTGTTGAAGCGGAGTATGACACTCACCCAGCACCTGCGCCTTTTACCGTATTTGGTATTCCCAACGATGAAAAAGAAGAAACCGTATACGCACTTCAAATTCCTTGGGCGATGGGCATTATTGCTACTCGTTCACTTACCGAGGAAGTTAAAGGCTTAAAAGATATTAAAGCTGAGAATCGTTTGCGTATTCTTGATGGTATCAAAGCGTACGCGTTGCTAGACAGTGTTCGAGATGGAACCGCTTCATCAGACGAACGCGCGCTGTTTGAAGCACACAAAGATAATATGGGCTATGCCATGTTGTTAGAGCCATTTACGGATGATGTTACACAGCCTTCTGAAGCGGCCCTACAAAAAGCGGTAGATTACAGCATTCCTAAAGTTGCCCCTTTATTTTGGAGTTTCCGCTTAATGGTGGCATCAGGCTTTATTATGTTAGCCGTGTTCTTAGCTGCCTTCTATTACAGTACTAGACATAAAATAACCCAGCCTCGCTGGTTGTTGAAAGCGTCATTGTATAGCTTGCCGTTACCTTGGGTTGCGTGTGAAGCCGGTTGGTTTGTGGCTGAGTTTGGTCGCCAGCCTTGGTCCATTGCAGAGATTCTGCCAGTGCATGCATCAACGTCTAATCTGTCTATCTCAGACATTGTCACCACGTTAGTTGCTTATTCAGCGTTTTACACCGTGATGTTCATTGTGGCCTTTTACTTAATGAAAAAATTCGCTAAAAAAGGTCCTGTGCCTCCTGAAGATCGCACTACTGATGAAGACGATGACCTTATCGACTTTGATGCTAAAGGAGCAAACGCATGATTGATTATGAATTTCTTCGCGTAGCCTGGTGGTGCCTTATCGGTGTGCTGCTCATTGGTTTCGCGGTAACAGATGGGTTCGATTTAGGCGTAGGTTCACTACTGACCATTATTGGTAAAACAGACAAAGAACGTCGCGTAATGATTAATACCATTGGGCCGCATTGGGATGGAAACCAAGTGTGGTTCATTACGGCTGGTGGCGCTATTTTTGCAGCATGGCCAATGATTTATGCCACCGCTTTTTCAGGCTTTTATTTAGCCCTAGCGTTAACGCTGATTGCGCTTTGGATGCGCCCTATTGGGTTTGATTATCGCAGTAAGTTGCCAAATTCGCAGTGGCGAAAAGCATGGGATTGGGCCTTGTTTGCCGGTGGTTTTATTCCTGCGCTTATTTTTGGCGTGGCGTTTGGTAATTTGTTATTAGGTGTACCGTTTGAATTCGACAACACGCTTAAATCAACTTACACCGGCTCTTTCTTTGGTTTGCTTACCCCATTCGCACTTGTTTCTGGGTTGTTGTCAGTGGCTATCTTGCTTAACCACGGCGCTACCTGGTTACAAATGAAAACCGATGGCTTCATTGAAGCCAGAGCCCGTGTCACATCTTTTATATTGAGTTTAGTGGCAGTAGCCTTGTTTCTCATTGCCGGAGCGTGGGTAGCATTTGGATTAGACGGTTTTGTTATTACCTCTACCGTAGATACCTTAGCCACCTCGAACCCAATGAAAAAAGAGGTCGCTATTGAAGCCGGTGCATGGATGACTAACTACTCACGATATCCTTGGATGATTATTGCGCCTGTTTTAGGTGTAGTAGCAGGGCTTGCATGTGCGATGTTTTCTCGCAAAGGGAATGCAGGAATGGCATTTGTTTCAAGTGCACTACTGATTACTGGCGTTATTCTAACCGCGGGCTTCTCAATGTTCCCGTTCTTGATGCCCAGTATTACTATGCCACAAGCCAGCCTAACGGTATGGGATGCCACCTCTAGCCACTTAACCCTAAATATCATGTTCGTCGTGGCTTGCATCTTTGTGCCTATCATCTTGTGCTATACCGCCTATGGTTATTATGTGATGCGTGGGCGAGTAAAAAATAGCGACTTAGATCAGTCTCACACTATTTATTAAGGAGTAGCATATGTGGTATTTCGCTTGGATCCTTGGCGTATTACTAGCGTGTTCATTCGGTATTTTAAATGCCATGTGGCTTGAGTCTACCGAAGACATGGACCGCCCTGAAGACGCCGAATAGCTAAGTAATAGCAGTACTTATGGCGTAGTTAACACGCAAATGGCAACGAGCTAACGATTTTAATGCTCGTTGCCTGATTTGACCCGCCATTTAAATCGGTTTTTTGAACCGCATTCCTGACCGAAAGACAGTGCGATAAAGTAAATGAAAAAGTTAAACAGACAGACATTTCAAGCTGGGTTTAATCAACTTGATAACACGCTTAAGCTTGGCGTGCGAAGGCAGGTTTTGATAATCACTTTAGTGAAGTGTGTGTCGCTTTTTTCTCTTATTATCGCTTTCTATTTTTTCGCTCACGCCATGCATGAATGGGTAGTAGATACCCATAAAGCAAGCCAATTCCATATTATAGGTTTATCCGTTGCGCTGTTTATAAGTTGGTTAGCGCAAGGGTTGGTAAACACGCTTACATTGTCATGTAAGAGTCAGTTGATGCAGGCTATGGAGCAAAAGTTACAACTTATTTTCGCCGAGCAACAGCATGCCCTCATTCGTCAGCATTCGCTTTTTTACTGGCAAACACTTTGGGTGAAGCATATTCGCGCTATTGCCAATTGGGCTTTCGATTACCGCGTACAGCAATATGTTGCTGTACTTGTCCCTTTGATGGCGTTAGTCGTTATTTTTTACGTTAACCCCGTAATAGGTATGGGGTTAGCTATCGCCCTCCCGATTGTTCCTTTATTTATGATCATTGTCGGGAAAGGCGCCGCCAGCCTACATCGCAAGCATTTCGTGGCGCTTGAGCGACTAGGTGGGCTTTTTACCGATAGGCTCAACGCACTGCCTTTAATGGCAAGTTATCGTGCGCATAATACTCAGATGCGGCTGCTTAATAATGCCAGCGAACAACTTAATCAACGCACCATGCGGGTGGTGGGTGTCGCCTTTTTATCCTCTTCAGTATTAGATTTTTTTGCCACCTTATCGGTAGCTTTAGTCGCGGTATTTATCGGGTTTTCACTATTAGGCGAACTTAATTTAGGGCCGGATATTTCCTTGCAGCAAGGGCTTTGGGTGTTGCTTACTGTACCGCTGATCTTAAGCGAAATGAAAAAACTTGGGCAGGTTTATCATCAAAAAGCCGAGGCAGAAGCGGCCAGCGAGTGTTTATTTTCGTTGTTTAATACATTGAACGACAATGCGCCAGCGCATAAAGGGGAAGTAAAAAAGAGGGGAGTGACAAACAAACCGTTTTCAGGGTTTGATGCGCAAGACTTTCATGCCTCTAACTTGCTTAGTGCCAACCACCTTAAAATTGCAGTAGGAGACCATATTCGCTTAAACGGTGTTTCTGGTAGTGGTAAAACGGTATTGCTAGAGGCGTTAGCTGGTCATCGTCAAGCCTCACACAGCTTTGATGGAAACTGCGTATGGGTAAGCCAAACCCCCGTTATTTTACCGGGTAGCGTAAGAGACAACCTTTTACTTGATGCCCACTATTGCGATAGCACATTGTGTGAGGTGCTAAATTCAGTTGAATTAGCCGATTGGCTTTCATCGCTGCCTGATGGTTTAGACACATTAATGACTGAGTACCCGAGCCTTTCAGGCGGTGAAGCGCAGCGGCTAGCGTTGGCGCGCGGTCTATTGAGAAACCCAGATATTTGGTTGTTAGATGAGCCTACCGCGCATATTCCCGATGAACAACATCATCGCCTTTCACAGCTCATTGCTCGCGTCACGCAAGGCAAAACCGTTGTTTGGGCATCGCATAAGCTATTGCCTGCGCATTGGTTTGACACCCATTGGCATGTTGCAGACGGTGAGGTAACAGTGAAATGAAATCCAAACCGTTAAAGCCTGCTGCATCTGCGCAAGGTACATCTACATCAAAAGCG encodes:
- a CDS encoding sulfite exporter TauE/SafE family protein, encoding MDLVTYWLTANGAISLTTAAVLIATSTITSLITATFGIGGGVLLIAVMAGSLPVSALIPVHGLVQLGSNGNRALMTFRYIDWSMVKFFSFGALLGAVLATFIVVQLPLVVIQFAVAGFILFLVWGSKPKAQEMQPAGRSLAGLITTLISMFVGATGPLVAAFVHRNNYNKMQITATMASCLTFQHGLKAFVFTFVGFSFFQWLGLIFAMIISGAVGTYVGLKVLKKIPADKFLVLFKVIVTLLAIRLIVQAVFELV
- a CDS encoding ABC transporter ATP-binding protein/permease gives rise to the protein MKKLNRQTFQAGFNQLDNTLKLGVRRQVLIITLVKCVSLFSLIIAFYFFAHAMHEWVVDTHKASQFHIIGLSVALFISWLAQGLVNTLTLSCKSQLMQAMEQKLQLIFAEQQHALIRQHSLFYWQTLWVKHIRAIANWAFDYRVQQYVAVLVPLMALVVIFYVNPVIGMGLAIALPIVPLFMIIVGKGAASLHRKHFVALERLGGLFTDRLNALPLMASYRAHNTQMRLLNNASEQLNQRTMRVVGVAFLSSSVLDFFATLSVALVAVFIGFSLLGELNLGPDISLQQGLWVLLTVPLILSEMKKLGQVYHQKAEAEAASECLFSLFNTLNDNAPAHKGEVKKRGVTNKPFSGFDAQDFHASNLLSANHLKIAVGDHIRLNGVSGSGKTVLLEALAGHRQASHSFDGNCVWVSQTPVILPGSVRDNLLLDAHYCDSTLCEVLNSVELADWLSSLPDGLDTLMTEYPSLSGGEAQRLALARGLLRNPDIWLLDEPTAHIPDEQHHRLSQLIARVTQGKTVVWASHKLLPAHWFDTHWHVADGEVTVK
- the cydX gene encoding cytochrome bd-I oxidase subunit CydX, whose product is MWYFAWILGVLLACSFGILNAMWLESTEDMDRPEDAE
- a CDS encoding cytochrome ubiquinol oxidase subunit I, whose translation is MSDTLVELSRWQFALTAMFHFIFVPLTLGLSFMLAIMESVYVMTGKEIYKQMTQFWGKLFGINFAIGVATGLTMEFQFGMNWSYYSHYVGDIFGAPLAIEGLMAFFLESTFVGLFFFGWDKMSKGRHLMTTWLVAIGSNFSALWILIANGWMQYPVGAEFNFEAMRMEMTSFAEVIFNPVAQVKFVHTVSAGYVTGAMFVLAISSYYLLNHKHIAFARRSFAIAASFGLAATLSVIVLGDESGYELGEVQKVKLAAVEAEYDTHPAPAPFTVFGIPNDEKEETVYALQIPWAMGIIATRSLTEEVKGLKDIKAENRLRILDGIKAYALLDSVRDGTASSDERALFEAHKDNMGYAMLLEPFTDDVTQPSEAALQKAVDYSIPKVAPLFWSFRLMVASGFIMLAVFLAAFYYSTRHKITQPRWLLKASLYSLPLPWVACEAGWFVAEFGRQPWSIAEILPVHASTSNLSISDIVTTLVAYSAFYTVMFIVAFYLMKKFAKKGPVPPEDRTTDEDDDLIDFDAKGANA
- a CDS encoding TonB-dependent receptor; the encoded protein is MKKTAIALAVCTAGFSPFLYAQDTTSTEVITVIGEPLTLTNNAPVSASNNTEADYGDQLATLPGVTISRNGPVTGLVQYRGLYGDRVGVTIDGVDIAGAGPNAMDSPLSHVLPEPGLQAVLYRGIVPVSAGVETLGGKLDIRADAQHLFSQANGLQFNASASAYSPGNAQQYQANAFYGAANGFISGAFTHQQRDEREAGSNDAGSSIAIPNSQYQRNGGKLRAGYRWGKHSLDVSYQTLNTNNSGTAALAMDITFIDAAWYRLGYQYQASDDRTVKVKVFGNSNQHAMDNASQRAVSMASMARQNDADSVGQGVEATYVTPALDGELEVGFSHLHSRNNSVITNPNNSAFYINNYTDITRDTFSGFTEWHRVTDTADYLLGLRYTQVDMDADAIGSNMVMMNDAVAMLASNFNNAERSETYNMLDAAATIQIPVSDTVTVFTGISQKNRAPNYYERYTWLPLGITGGMADGFNYIGNLELDNETARQFEFGITYSKNDWTVSPRLYYQDIEDYIAGTPSSNAAAIMFSTMMGSDTPFQWTNTDAIIKGLDVTVSGKLSSNLLLTSTASVSHGNRDDIDDALFRIAPEQLTTRIEWQSQLMQSPLMLSVTSHLVGAQNHTSALQNESSTAGYGLVHLGARWQLSQGFSVLAQLQNAFDKYYTAHTAGVNRVSNADIAVGDKLPGTGREWQVSMSYRF
- the cydB gene encoding cytochrome d ubiquinol oxidase subunit II is translated as MIDYEFLRVAWWCLIGVLLIGFAVTDGFDLGVGSLLTIIGKTDKERRVMINTIGPHWDGNQVWFITAGGAIFAAWPMIYATAFSGFYLALALTLIALWMRPIGFDYRSKLPNSQWRKAWDWALFAGGFIPALIFGVAFGNLLLGVPFEFDNTLKSTYTGSFFGLLTPFALVSGLLSVAILLNHGATWLQMKTDGFIEARARVTSFILSLVAVALFLIAGAWVAFGLDGFVITSTVDTLATSNPMKKEVAIEAGAWMTNYSRYPWMIIAPVLGVVAGLACAMFSRKGNAGMAFVSSALLITGVILTAGFSMFPFLMPSITMPQASLTVWDATSSHLTLNIMFVVACIFVPIILCYTAYGYYVMRGRVKNSDLDQSHTIY